A part of Rattus rattus isolate New Zealand chromosome 4, Rrattus_CSIRO_v1, whole genome shotgun sequence genomic DNA contains:
- the LOC116898634 gene encoding 40S ribosomal protein S29, which yields MGHQQLYWSHPRKFGQGSRSCRVCSNRHGLIRKYGLNMCRQCFRQYAKDIGFIKLD from the coding sequence ATGGGTCACCAGCAGCTCTACTGGAGTCACCCGCGGAAGTTTGGCCAGGGTTCTCGCTCTTGCCGCGTCTGCTCTAACCGCCACGGTCTGATCCGTAAATACGGGCTGAACATGTGCCGACAGTGCTTCCGTCAGTATGCGAAGGACATAGGCTTCATTAAGTTGGACTAA
- the Tmem191c gene encoding transmembrane protein 191C, with protein MAEPQEQLLQLQKDNRDGRLRKQELEELVRGLEAESESLTGRLDELRERERSLQRRRSQTSRAIRGEAREAARERAERARGLLEAAEQHRQDLEQHNRKLQEQWEELSSQLFYYGGEQLSQQRAEQQLGTQLVALQKHLELAEAKFSMQAEDLRQGTQRTEEAWASFQEQSGVLQELQGKVMEAAAALEATRSGSEPWNSQPRRVQDCSGSLMEEVARADCEKRLFGGAGAGSLRLWALSALQTLLLLPLGFLVLPLIYLVLARPDAIGPGLQSLGSDAVFRRLRYTLSPLLELRARGLLPA; from the exons ATGGCTGAGCCGCAggagcagctgctgcagctgcagaAGGACAACCGCGATGGCCGCCTGcggaagcaggagctggaggagctggtgCGTGGGCTGGAAGCCGAGAGCGAGAGCCTCACCGGGCGCTTGGACGAGCTGCGGGAGCGCGAGCGCAG CCTGCAGCGAAGACGAAGTCAAACATCCCGAGCTATTCGAGGGGAGGCACGCGAGGCGGCGCGGGAGCGTGCGGAGCGGGCTCGTGGGCTGCTGGAGGCCGCGGAGCAGCACCGGCAGGACCTG GAGCAACACAATCGGAAGCTGCAGGAACAGTGGGAGGAACTGTCCAGCCAG cttttCTACTATGGAGGGGAACAGCTGAGTCAACAGCGAGCAGAGCAGCAACTCGGAACTCAGCTTGTGGCGCTGCAG AAACATCTGGAGCTGGCGGAGGCCAAATTCAGCATGCAGGCCGAGGACCTGCGGCAG GGTACGCAGCGCACAGAAGAGGCCTGGGCCAGCTTCCAGGAGCAGAGTGGAGTCCTGCAG GAGCTGCAGGGGAAGGTGATGGAAGCAGCAGCTGCACTGGAGGCTACGCGCAGTGGCTCAGAACC GTGGAACTCACAGCCTCGCCGAGTGCAGGACTGCTCGGGCTCACTTATGGAGGAGGTGGCCAGGGCTGACTGC GAAAAGCGGCTGTTCGGCGGGGCGGGCGCGGGGAGCCTCAG GCTGTGGGCGCTGAGCGCACTGCAGACACTGCTGCTGCTCCCGCTGGGTTTCCTGGTGCTGCCGCTGATCTACTTGGTGTTGGCACGACCTGACGCCATCGGCCCGGGGCTCCAGAGTCTCGGCTCCGACGCGGTCTTCCGCCGGCTTCGCTACACGCTGTCGCCATTGCTTGAGCTACGTGCTCGCGGGCTGCTGCCCGCCTAG